In Colletotrichum higginsianum IMI 349063 chromosome 3, whole genome shotgun sequence, a genomic segment contains:
- a CDS encoding Glycosyl hydrolase family 61 has protein sequence MKVLLSLLTASLASAHTIFSSLEVGGVNQGQGNGVRIPSYNGPIEDVTSNSLACNGPPNPTSPTSKVITVQAGQNVTAIWRYMLSTTGSGPADVMDSSHKGPTIAYLKKVGDATTDTGVGNGWFKIQQDGFSNGVWGTEKVINGQGRHSIKIPECIAPGQYLLRAEMIALHGAGSYPGAQFYMECAQINVVGGTGTKTPSTVSFPGAYKSSDPGVTISIWWPPVTNYVIPGPDVFTC, from the exons ATGAAggtcctcctctctctccttaCGGCCAGCCTGGCCAGCGCCCACAccatcttctcctccctggaggtcggcggcgtgaACCAGGGCCAAGGCAACGGAGTTCGCATCCCCTCCTACAACGGCCCCATCGAGGACGTCACGTCCAACTCCCTCGCCTGCAACGGACCGCCCAACCCCACGTCCCCGACCTCCAAGGTCATCACCGTCCAGGCCGGCCAGAACGTGACCGCCATCTGGCGCTACATGCTCAGCACGACCGGTTCCGGACCCGCGGACGTCATGGACAGCAGCCACAAGGGCCCGACCATCGCCTACCTGAAGAAGGTCGGCGACGCCACCACCGACACCGGCGTTGGCAACGGCTGGTTCAAGATCCAGCAGGACGGCTTCAGCAACGGCGTCTGGGGCACCGAGAAGGTCATCAACGGCCAGGGCCGCCACAGCATCAAGATTCCCGAGTGCATCGCCCCCGGCCAGTACCTCCTCCGCGCCGAGATGATTGCCCTGCACGGTGCCGGCAGCTACCCTGGCGCGCAGTTCTACATGGAGTGCGCCCAGATCAACGTCGTCGGAGGAACCGGCACCAAGACCCCCTCAACCGTCAGCTTCCCCGGTGCCTACAAGTCATCCGACCCCGGCGtcaccatcagcatc TGGTGGCCTCCCGTTACCAACTACGTCATCCCCGGCCCCGACGTGTTCACCTGCTAA
- a CDS encoding F-box domain protein yields the protein MSIQEAEMGSLGLEDLSLETSVETAEMDTLVLDGLPLEIREGIAKMLCTHCVPTTIHFAGYKASKKTLFNLCLVSKDWNKIATPVLYEAFNSTEKNTTFGFLETIIMRPELGAYVKTAYLTPSANLYGQTQVNRYKQSISDRAAALGIDPTEHDRFWGSSRADSIWENELRFFLEEMLLLHTPNIVSVTLKDRPEVVDAQFAFRFLAMAAVQNPQQQQLWDGLKSLRNVAMDIGVSLITDERSHVAYLCRLASFAPNVRVLKIHEIFVPYCFHGLRVASHAASLPRPPMVVPPRLAVFLANLTSLKFASHVRFRESPKIFRQIVAHCTGLVEVQYGAGSLDAASALHILYPLRPTLKRLRLTLQVAPGDRTIWDGLNSLHVSPFHIVASFASLEVLRFDFTGRCLNELPPSHTQRPDMTVALTKALPPSLRVLFLTGCEWAYLVEGISQLRKLVEERKLPSLQKLHVACTSLARDKPFIKTFAKHDVDMKIFLHRFSAREENAGLEEEGWDQYGSLA from the coding sequence ATGTCAATTCAGGAGGCAGAGATGGGCTCTCTCGGCCTGGAGGATCTCTCCCTTGAGACCTCTGTCGAGACCGCCGAGATGGACACTCTTGTCTTGGACGGTCTCCCCCTCGAGATCCGCGAGGGCATCGCCAAGATGCTCTGCACCCACTGCGTCCCTACCACGATTCACTTTGCGGGCTACAAGGCCTCCAAGAAAACACTGTTCAACCTTTGCCTCGTCAGCAAGGACTGGAACAAGATCGCGACGCCCGTCCTCTATGAGGCCTTCAACTCGACCGAGAAGAACACCACCTTCGGATTCCTCGAGACGATCATCATGCGCCCCGAACTGGGCGCCTACGTCAAGACCGCCTACCTCACGCCCTCGGCCAACCTCTACGGCCAGACCCAGGTCAACCGCTACAAGCAATCCATCAGCGACCGGGCGGCCGCCTTGGGCATCGATCCCACCGAGCACGACAGGTTCTGGGGCTCCTCCCGCGCCGACTCCATCTGGGAGAACGAGCTTCGGTTCTTCCTAGAGGAGATGCTTCTCCTCCACACTCCGAACATCGTGTCGGTGACCCTCAAGGACCGgcccgaggtcgtcgacgcccagtTCGCCTTCAGATTcctcgccatggccgccgtgcAGAacccgcagcagcagcagttgTGGGACGGCTTGAAGAGCCTCCGCAACGTCGCCATGGACATCGGCGTGAGCCTCATCACGGACGAGCGCTCTCACGTGGCCTACCTTTGCCGCCTCGCCTCCTTCGCGCCCAACGTGCGCGTCCTGAAGATCCACGAGATCTTCGTCCCGTACTGTTTCCACGGCCTTCGCGTGGCCAGCCACGCCGCCTCCCTGCCGCGTCCGCCCATGGTGGTCCCGCCTCGCCTGGCGGTCTTCCTCGCGAACCTCACGTCGCTCAAGTTCGCCAGCCACGTCCGCTTCCGGGAGTCCCCCAAGATCTTCCGCCAGATCGTCGCGCACTgcaccggcctcgtcgaggtccagTACGGCGCGGGCTCGCTCGACGCCGCGTCGGCGCTGCACATCCTGTACCCGCTGCGCCCAACCCTGAAGCGCCTTCGCCTCACGCTCCAGGTCGCCCCCGGTGACCGCACCATCTGGGACGGCCTCAACAGCCTGCACGTCTCGCCGTTCCACATCGTCGCGAGCTTCGCGTCCCTCGAGGTTCTGCGCTTCGACTTCACCGGCCGCTGCCTCAACGAGCTGCCCCCGAGCCACACGCAGCGACCCGACATGACGGTGGCACTCACGAAAGCCCTGCCCCCTTCCCTGCGGGTGCTGTTCCTCACGGGCTGCGAGTGGGCgtacctcgtcgagggcatctCCCAGCTGCggaagctcgtcgaggagcgcAAGTTGCCCAGCCTCCAGAAGCTCCACGTGGCGTGCACAAGCCTCGCCCGGGACAAGCCCTTCATCAAGACCTTTGCCAAGCACGACGTCGACATGAAGATCTTCCTGCACCGGTTCTCGGCCCGCGAGGAGaatgccggcctcgaggaggagggatgggACCAGTACGGAAGCCTTGCTTGa
- a CDS encoding CFEM domain-containing protein — protein sequence MKYSYVLLATAGLAVAQQKFTDVIPKCSVECLTQAVKDGTKCSSIDDSACICEATNYRNIYTVGVPCVLQSCPSDVATGELLPAAAKFCREVTNGASVPPVESASAAVSSAIASLSSAAASASASASASVSAAASGVTTSASVTSAPTAAASGSGAAATSTAQPAAAAAMGSMGAFGMIALGALAAL from the exons ATGAAGTACTCCTACGTCCTCCTGgccaccgccggcctcgccgtcgcccagcaAAAGTTCACCGACGTTATCCCCAAGTGCTCCGTCGAGTGCCTGACCCAGGCCGTCAAGGACGGCACCAAGTGCAGCAGCATCGACGACTCGGCCTGCATCTGCGAGGCCACCAACTACCGCAACATCTACACCGTCGGTGTTCCCTGCGTCCTCCAGTCCTGCCCCAGCGACGTCGCCACCG GCGAGCTCCTCCCCGCCGCTGCCAAATTCTGTCGCGAGGTCACCAACGGCGCCTCGGTCCCCCCCGTCGAgtccgcctccgccgccgtctcttccgccatcgcctctctctcctccgcTGCTGCCTCGGCATCGGCTTCCGCATCGGCCTCTGTGTCTGCTGCCGCTTCCGGCGTCACTACCTCTGCCTCCGTCACATCCGcccccaccgccgccgcttccgGCTCGGGTGCCGCTGCTACCTCCACGgctcagcccgccgccgccgccgccatgggcTCTATGGGCGCATTCGGTATGATCGCTCTCGGAGCTCTCGCCGCCCTTTGA